In the genome of Lactuca sativa cultivar Salinas chromosome 3, Lsat_Salinas_v11, whole genome shotgun sequence, the window TTTTGTAACGTTTTTGTTCCTGTTCCAAGTTAAATAATAAATGACTAgttttggtccctgagtatagttgattttttgcaattttgttccTTATTTGATGTTTTCGTAACGTTTTTGgtccctcttccaagttaaaaGACTACTTTTCGTCCCTGAGTAAATtgattttttgcaattttggtctgtATTTGATGTTTTTGTAACGTTTTTGGTCCTTGTTCCAAGTTAAACGActatttttggtccctgagtatagttgttttttgcaattttggtccttatttgatgtttttgtaacatttttggtccctgttcCAAGTTAAATGActatttttggtccctgagtatagttgttttttgcaattttggtccttatttgatgtttttgtaacatttttggtccctgttcCAAGTTAAATGActatttttggtccctgagtatagttgttttttgcaattttggtccttatttgatgtttttgtaacatttttggtccctgttcCAAGTTAAATGACTATTTTTGGTCCCTGGGTATAgttgatttttgcaattttggtccaaaatttTATAGTGATATTACTTTGAACAAGGACCAAAAACGTTACAAGTTACAACAACCTCAATAAGAACCAAAGTTGCAAGAGAAAACTTTTTGGAACCAAATTTGAAAAAATCAGctatactcaaggaccaaaattgtaatttaCTCAAGAACATAAGTAGAAATAAGAAATTTGAGCAACTCACATTGATCATCTAGATGACTATGGTAAAATTTGTTGGTGAAAGATGTATCAAAGTCTTCCAATACAACACCAGAAGTATGTGGGTTCTGTTAAAGAttacaaaaaatatatacaacTTAGATTGAggagggcattttcgtcttttatACATCTTGTCCCACATTTTTGTAGAATTGTGCTAACCTGTTTTGAAAATGACATGAAGGAAGATGGAGGAATCCCGGGATTAGATTCACTTGCTTTAGAGAATTTAATGCTTTTAGTTCCAAGTGAATCTTGAGCTAGTTGTAAAGCATTTAGTGTATCATTTGTGGCAGATGACACCTGTAATTCAATTTTGAAAAAATAAGTAAACATGTTTTCATTACATTGGGTAGAATATTTTATTAATGGGAATAAAATTCCATACATACCCCTGTTGTATGAGCATAGAAGGTCTTCACACCCTGATCATAGCCTTTCCCAACAGATCCAACTTCTATAACCTGTTTCAATTTATCCAATACCAATAAGTTCCTACTTTTTTACATTATAAAAACTGTAAAAAATATTtgttctagaaaaaaaaaataccgtTTCAATCAATGTATTGTTAATTCCATTATCAAGTTCAAGAAGAAATCTTCTGCTACCAAGGTATCCCCAAGCCTCTCCagtaaaaacaacaaaaacaagctGCATAATTGCATAAAAAAcatgaaatttttataaaaattacgaAAGGGTATTAAAAGAAGTCACATATATGCTCAATATTACACAAAAAAACCAGTTACATTATCAAAAAAATATACAAACCTGTTTAGCAAGAGTATCTAAATCATCAATATGTGAAAGAGCATCTACTGCTGCAAGCAATGAGATCAAGCCCTGAAAGATAATGTATAAATAAATATAAGTAAATATTTACAAAATGAAAATAACATGTGGAAAATTTTATGTAGCTTTAAGCTTACAGATAAGGGAGATTGTGCACCCAAACTTTTGTCACGAAAAAATGAAGCAGAATCCATAGATGCCACAGTCAATAAAATGGGCTTTGAGGATGAAACATTTGTTGTTGGAAATGCTGACAAGACACTGCCCTTCATATTCAAGTTACATGAATAGAAAAATATGGTCAAaaaatgtttaatattttttttatatgtaagTTAAGATATTCaatattgaaattaaatataatggcTCACCTATATCCACCCAAAGGGAGACAAGTTCCTTCTCTTAAACATGATTCTGAATCATGGGTTCCTGCTTTAGTTGTCTACAGAAGATTTGGAAACAAGATTAGGGGCAAATAAGTAAAATGAATCCATGTTCAACAGCTAAAGAGGATCATGGCAGAATGAAGAAGGTTTTACCTGCATTACTAGATCAAATTCAGTCACTTTGGTAGCATGTGTTTCCTTATTTTCATTTTCCAGAGAAATCTGCAAGTATAGAAGTAGTTGTCATGTATAACTTCAAATGAAAAGAAGAAAACTATAACCCATGGGGCCCACAAGGCCACAACTTGATTACCTCCTGCAGGGTTCGTGTGCTGCTTTCAGAGAGCAAGAACACAGGAAACTCATAAAGTCCCCACATAATACCAGATCCCTGCAAAATAAGGAAATGGAAATAAAAAATTACTATACATATAATGTATGTAAAGTTTTATACATTCCTAATGCAATAAAATAACATACAGTTGGATTCCACTCAAACTTGTTGTTCTGGTAAGGAGAAAATTCAGCTTGAGGAAACTTCTTATCTGGAGATGATGCTGCAAAGGGGTAGAAATGTCATTGCACGAAGCTTTCCACTAATTCCTATGTTCTTGCTATATTAAGGTAACTACATGTCACCACCATGTATATATTACCTGTTAAATTGGTTTGATTTTGAGGTCCTGATTCAACTAATACACCAGCTAAATTTCTGGCAAAGTTTGAATCACTTGATactctgaagaagaagaagaagaagaatagaaGAACAGTAAGGGCATCAACAAAAGAAGTTTAACAtaatataaaagataaaaataaaaactttgatTGTGGTATACCTTGAAAGTAGACTGTCAAAATCAGATAAGGGAACTAATACTGAACTTGACTTGACCAATTCTATACCATTCTTGAATCTAACAATAGGAGCTACAACTTTATCTAGGCCAGGATCTAAGATCAAAGAACACCATTGGAAAATAGATGAGTGAAATTACAAAGCATAGCTTACTGGAATTTTGATGTTGGGAGAGATGTGAACTGTATACTTACTTGCACAGCCAATTTCCCCTGAAAGGTTGAGTAATCGTATACATGGATATCCATCTATAACCATGTACATGGATTTCTCTAGGTCAGGAACTGACTCGAATGCCAACTCTACAGAAGCTGAttaataaagaagaaaaacacttgAATTACAATAGAGTGATGGATCATGGATGTCGTGTTACACTTATTGTGCCTTACAATAGAGTGAATGGCACCCATAACCACATGTTACCTCCATCAGGTACTACACAATTCCACACAAGTTATTCTAATAGCATCAAATTTAGTATGAAAAAGTAGACATTTCGAGAACAAATGATAGATTTCGCTGAAATTTACAACCAGGTACTGGAAATCGACCAATGACAAATCGTTAAATGCAAGAGGATTCACAATATGTATCAAATTGCATGCAGTTTTTAAATCAAGCGTCAGTTAAAACCGGAAATGAGAAATAGAAGTGAACTGACCAGAGAAAGAAAGGCGAAGATTGGAGAGTAAACATAGAAGAAAGAACAGGAGCCCTGTGACGGCGGAGGCCATGGCAGAACACAGCTGAGGTGGAGAGATGGTATATGGGTAAACCAATTGATAAACCCTAGGCTGCCATGGACATGTTCTTGTCGATTTTTCAAGCCCTTCCTCTTCTATTCCATCAGTATTTTGTTGACTGTGAGAAGGAGTCGATGCTTGAAAGGAAAGTCGACTCCGTGATCCAACGGGTAAATCCAATGCGTCGGGTCGACCCGCAAATGAGTGAGCATAGTTTTcataaaaaatgtataaaataattaacatgtttttataaaaaacaaaactgcacaaatggttcCTACCATTAACTGAAAATTGTCACTTAGATCCAAAAAAGTTTGAGCTAGCACCAgaagtccaaacttttcattttgttgcgaattTGGTCCATTTTgctttgaatttttttataatgacgattttacccttattttttttctttttcattatttttaatttatttaaaagcttttctgattaaaagaaaaataaaaaagaaaatttttcctttatattttatttttataaatttttataatagaaaaactctctctctctctctctctctctctctctctctctctctctctctctctctctctctctctctctctctctctctctctctctctctctctctctctctctctctctctctctctctctctctctctctccagatCTTGTATGAATGGATGAATGAAAGGGTTGTTGATTTCTAAAGATAATCAATGTTTTGAATGAATTTCTCAAAATTGATCTTCGGTTTAAGCATAATAAAAGGGTGTATACTTAGGTCTTCGATTTCAGTATAGGGGAGAAAGGGATGAAAGGGCGTTCGTCTTCACCAGAAAAGACAACCCCCAAAATATAAGAACACCACCAGCACCACCATCAGGCACCAGTCTCCTAGAAACTTCTGATCTGAATACCCTTGATTTTCAGGCGAAGACAAAGAAATCCTCTGATCTGAAAATGACACATAATCGACAAAAAGATCTCCAGATCCTCAGTCGAAACCTGATGTCGCTTCCTGTGACAACCCGGAacttccatcttgtatgattgaTCAACTATATCAATATTTAACTTGATTCTGTTATCTTTTGACGTTGTTTAAGGGttcgtttaagtgttctaagcctgAGTACAACTGGGAATGAGATTAGGAATGAGTCAGCATGTTGTGTAGAAGCAAAATCGGGCCATACACCTTCATGaaaggtgtgtacggccgcacacatgggtgtacggaCGCACACCCtcccccagccgcacactcacccGTACATATAGAGGGTGATCCCTTCATTCACTCTTATCCCTCTTTGGTTacactctactttctctctctaaaaacatcCTTCAATAACACTCTAAGGGCCTCAAAAAGGTGAAGTACTCCATCATTCAGCTTGTTATACTGGTAAGACACCTTGTTCTAAGCTTAAATTCATCATGTTCATCATtctttgaaggtgtacggccgcacaccttcataaggtggtcGTACACACCCCaaagaccctccaaagtgagagatTGGCCCCTATATTCGAGTTTGACTAGGTCTGAACCTTAAAAACACCTCAAAATCGACTTTTGGAGCATAAGTGAGGAGTATACGGGCGCACGCtcttgtgtacggccgcacaccccctCTATACGGCCTCACACTCCTGTGTGCAACCGCACACACCTCCTGGTC includes:
- the LOC111918588 gene encoding nicastrin, with the protein product MASAVTGLLFFLLCLLSNLRLSFSASVELAFESVPDLEKSMYMVIDGYPCIRLLNLSGEIGCANPGLDKVVAPIVRFKNGIELVKSSSVLVPLSDFDSLLSRVSSDSNFARNLAGVLVESGPQNQTNLTASSPDKKFPQAEFSPYQNNKFEWNPTGSGIMWGLYEFPVFLLSESSTRTLQEISLENENKETHATKVTEFDLVMQTTKAGTHDSESCLREGTCLPLGGYSVLSAFPTTNVSSSKPILLTVASMDSASFFRDKSLGAQSPLSGLISLLAAVDALSHIDDLDTLAKQLVFVVFTGEAWGYLGSRRFLLELDNGINNTLIETVIEVGSVGKGYDQGVKTFYAHTTGVSSATNDTLNALQLAQDSLGTKSIKFSKASESNPGIPPSSFMSFSKQNPHTSGVVLEDFDTSFTNKFYHSHLDDQSNINSSAIVAAASLVARTLYILANNNKTLNDSSLNTIKVNTSLVDQLLGCLLNCEPGLSCELVKNYITPFSICPSHYVGVMQGEPSSQPFLGYVNDVSRFLWNFMADKTSTPLENATPCSENCSGTGGVCIKQEIDGKGICVISKTRYVPAYSTRLKYESALGTWTILPPNSSDPMGEADPVWAESNWNVIGLRVYSVQGGGYDRAVFWSGVAVTVFSYFLIKIIKAFIAKALKQD